The genomic window GTTGCACGACCATGCCGTGTTTACTCCAGTCACCATCATTGATGCAGACTTTGCGCGCGTCTTCGGACTCGTTCCTGTTGCCGGACGCACTTTCACCGAGCAGGAGATCGGTCGCGCTGCTTTTGTAAGCGCACGGTTTGCCCGCGACCAGTTTGGCAGTGCTCAGGCCGCATTGGGACAAACCGTGCATTTCCAGAACCAGCCCTTGCAGATTACCGGGGTCCTGCCCGCGTCTTTTGATTTTCCCGCCAAGACACAGGTCTGGGTGACTTTCCCCTCCCATCCCGAAACGGAGGACCGCACGGCCTACAATTACAAGGCCGTCGCCAAGCTGCGCGCCGGCGTTTCTGTAGAAGCAGCGCGAGCGGACTTGAAGGCGATTTCGCAACATCTGGCTGCTGCTTATCCAGGCGCAAACAAAAACAAGCAGATGACGGTCGTGCCGCTGCGCGAACAGCTTACAGGTGAGGTCCGTCCTATGCTCGTGCTGCTGCTGGCCGCAGTTGGCATGGTCCTGCTCATCGCCTGCGCCAATGTAACGCATCTGATGCTGGCCCGCTCGATGGACCGCCAGCGCGAGCTTGCAGTTCGCACCGCACTTGGATCTTCGCAATGGAAGATGGGCCAGCTTGTTCTTGCCGAGGGCTTCCTTGTTTCGCTCGCTGGCGCTTTGCTGGGTGTCTTGCTTGCTGTTCCGGTCCTGCACGTCTTGCTTGCCATGGCGCCTGCAGACCTCCCTCGCGCAGCGGAAATCCATCTAAACGGATGGGTGCTGGCCTTCACGCTTGCGCTTTCCGCTCTCGCCACCGTATTGTCCTCTCTGTTCCCAGCGCGCAAGGCCGCAAAAATTGACCCTGCTGAGGCGCTCAAAGCTGACAGCTCGCGCGGGGCCTCTGCAAAAAGTGCGTCGGCCCTTCGCCATGGCCTGGTCGTGGCCGAAGTAGCGGCGACGTTTCTTCTGGCGGTCGGCGCGGCCCTGCTGCTGCGCACCATGATGACGCTCATGGAGCGCGACCTCGGCTATCAGCCGGGCAACCTGCTTGTGGTGAATGCTGAAGCTCCTGGCTTTGACCTGAAGGCGGGCCAGGAAATAGCGCGTCAATACGATGAGATCTTTGCACAGCTGCGGGCTCTGCCAGGGGTCGAAAATGTGGCGGGCATCGATGGGCTTCCCACAGCAAACAGCGGCTCGAATGGCAGCTACAGTGTGAAAGGTGTTCCAACAGACAACGACCACATGCCGTGGGCATTTTTTAACGTTGTCACTCCCGGCTACTTTTCAACCATGAAGATTCCTCTGCTGCGGGGCCGCGACGTCAGCGCTGAGGACACCTTGGGAAGCCAGAGGGTCGCAGTCATCAGCGAATCTGTGGCGAAGCAGAGCTTTGGCAATACTGACCCTGTCGGCAAGCAGATTCAACTGGGTCTTGATCTCGAAAGCCTGCACCAATGGATCACCATTGTCGGCGTTGTGGCCGATGTGCGTCAGGATTCGCCTGCACAACAGCCCGGCCCGGCCATCTATATGCCAATGGCGCAGCATCCATCGCGTGCGCCGGAAATCAATCTCGTTCTGCGGACCAAAGTCCCGCCGCTCACGCTGATGGACCCGGTGCGGACCACAATCCAGCACATCAATCCCGAGATTGCGATGCACTTCACCACAATGGACGCAATGGTCGGCGAGTCGATTGCCGCTGAGCGCTTCCGTACAGCATTGCTTTCTTCCTTTGCCGGAGCCGGATTGTTGCTGGCCATGCTCGGCGTGTATGGCACGATGGCCTATTCGGTGGCCCAGCGCAGATTTGAGATTGGCGTGCGCATGGCCTTCGGCGCAGAGCGCCAGACCGTGCTGCGGATGGTCCTGTGGCACGCAGCGAAACTGTCCTGCTGGGGTATCGTTGTGGGGATGGCTTTGAGTTTTGCTCTGACCCGCCTGATCTCCGGAATGCTGGTCGGGGTCCATGCAATGGACCCGCTGAGTCTGTCTGTCACAGCAGCACTGCTCTTCTTCTCCGCCACCGCGGCTGCCCTGGGCCCGGCCTGGCGGGCCGCCCGGGTAGACCCGATGCGCACCCTGCGTGCGGACCCCTAAAGAAACTGGTCCCTGGGACGGCCTTGTGGCATCCTAAACAACAAAGCCATGCACACTTCTGCCCGCAAAAACTGCCTCGCGCTGATTGCAACCCTCCTTTTCACGTGCCTAGCCGCTTCCGGGCAGGGACGTACCATTTACTCTGACACCGCAGATGCGCACAAGGACATTGCGCAGGCTCTGGCCCAGGCAAGGCGCGAGCACAAGCGCGTCATTCTTGACTTTGGCGGAAACTGGTGCGGAGACTGCCAGGTGCTGGACATTTACCTGCACCAGCAGCCGAACCTGGACCTGCTAAACCGGTACTTCGTCCTTGTCCACATCAACGTGGGCCGCTTTGACCGTAATACCGACATTGCCGAGAAGTATCAGGTGCCGCTCAAGAAGGGTGTGCCGGCCCTGGCCATACTGAGTGCAACGGGCAGACTGCTTTACAGCCAGAAGAACGGCGAGTTTGAAGCCATGCGCCGGATGGACCCGGCGTCCGTCACGCAGTTTCTACAGCAATGGAAGCCCACAAAAAGTTGAGCCACGGGAGCACCTCACCGGTGATATCGCCTCTTTCCCCTATTGGCGACTTGGTATACCCTCGACACGTATGTTGCGGCGGCTGTGGACATCTCTCCGAAGGGCGGCATGGAGCGCATTCAATCACGGCGCCTTTGGAATTGCCAAGGCGGCCGCATACTCCGCCATTCTGAGCCTATTTCCAGCCGTACTAGTAGGCACCACCGTACTGGCCATGGGGCCGGAGAGCGATACGCTGAATGACATCCGCTCGGCCTTTTATGACATTCTGCCGCCGGACACCATGGACCTGGTCCAGGCTTATTTTCAGATCAACCATGCGCGTTCCGTCCGGCTGGTATGGTCGGCGACCCTGGTGACCATCTTTGCCGCCTCCGGTTTTATGCTTTCCCTCATGGAGGGCTTCCGGCGCGCCTACCGGCTCCCGCGTGGCACCTGGAATTTCTGGCGTGAGCGAGCTGTGGCCTTCGGACTGATTCCCATCACTTTGCTGCCCATGCTCTTTGCCACCATGCTCATCGTCTTTGGCCACCAGATT from Pseudacidobacterium ailaaui includes these protein-coding regions:
- a CDS encoding thioredoxin family protein is translated as MHTSARKNCLALIATLLFTCLAASGQGRTIYSDTADAHKDIAQALAQARREHKRVILDFGGNWCGDCQVLDIYLHQQPNLDLLNRYFVLVHINVGRFDRNTDIAEKYQVPLKKGVPALAILSATGRLLYSQKNGEFEAMRRMDPASVTQFLQQWKPTKS
- a CDS encoding YihY/virulence factor BrkB family protein produces the protein MLRRLWTSLRRAAWSAFNHGAFGIAKAAAYSAILSLFPAVLVGTTVLAMGPESDTLNDIRSAFYDILPPDTMDLVQAYFQINHARSVRLVWSATLVTIFAASGFMLSLMEGFRRAYRLPRGTWNFWRERAVAFGLIPITLLPMLFATMLIVFGHQIERWMIDNADHDFQTYVLFLWRLVRWGIAMLTSVAVLAVIYHFGTPRTQDWRRVVPGALLATVTWFLTTLLYGLYVTRFADYSVVYGSLSAAVATLVWLYMVSMSILVGAEFNAQVFPVCGPHEEFESSMTKAKQTMV
- a CDS encoding ABC transporter permease — its product is MENLLQDLRYAARRLWKRPVFTVTAVLTLALGIGANTAIFTVVHSVLLAPLPYRDAGRIMALDTSFTNTGRIHSRVTGPDAVDVGRQARSLEAVSLYNEGLLGVQLHDHAVFTPVTIIDADFARVFGLVPVAGRTFTEQEIGRAAFVSARFARDQFGSAQAALGQTVHFQNQPLQITGVLPASFDFPAKTQVWVTFPSHPETEDRTAYNYKAVAKLRAGVSVEAARADLKAISQHLAAAYPGANKNKQMTVVPLREQLTGEVRPMLVLLLAAVGMVLLIACANVTHLMLARSMDRQRELAVRTALGSSQWKMGQLVLAEGFLVSLAGALLGVLLAVPVLHVLLAMAPADLPRAAEIHLNGWVLAFTLALSALATVLSSLFPARKAAKIDPAEALKADSSRGASAKSASALRHGLVVAEVAATFLLAVGAALLLRTMMTLMERDLGYQPGNLLVVNAEAPGFDLKAGQEIARQYDEIFAQLRALPGVENVAGIDGLPTANSGSNGSYSVKGVPTDNDHMPWAFFNVVTPGYFSTMKIPLLRGRDVSAEDTLGSQRVAVISESVAKQSFGNTDPVGKQIQLGLDLESLHQWITIVGVVADVRQDSPAQQPGPAIYMPMAQHPSRAPEINLVLRTKVPPLTLMDPVRTTIQHINPEIAMHFTTMDAMVGESIAAERFRTALLSSFAGAGLLLAMLGVYGTMAYSVAQRRFEIGVRMAFGAERQTVLRMVLWHAAKLSCWGIVVGMALSFALTRLISGMLVGVHAMDPLSLSVTAALLFFSATAAALGPAWRAARVDPMRTLRADP